Sequence from the Cucurbita pepo subsp. pepo cultivar mu-cu-16 chromosome LG02, ASM280686v2, whole genome shotgun sequence genome:
TACCCCACATTCAAATGTCCTGTCTGAGagtttgttctgtttttctttctttgtcatCTCTTAGCTTCTCAAGTTTTCTTATTAATCTTATGACCCTAGCATTCTCCATTCTTCCCCGTTCAAACTCATTATTCAAGCGTTCTCTTGATTTTTTGGGCTATTTTTTAAGGTATGGAGTCAAATgctaaaaaattcatttctgATAGATAATGGTACCAATATAATGTAGCGGCCGTAAATAACTACTTTAGAGTTAAAGCATAGTTTTTTACTTCTCTCATGCATCCAACCATATAAAATCATCCCAGCCCCTTGAATATTAGCTGAACATGTACTTCTAATTGCAGAAAATCTTCCCGAATCAATACAACATTGGCTGTCAATGGATTGACCCCATTGCTTATAGCAAGGCTGGACCATCAGGATGCGATTGCTCGGCTTAATCTACTCAAACTGATCAAGGTAAGAGATCTTCGTGTCCAGACTGAACATTTGATGTGCCTTTCTAAGGATTCCGTTACAAATTAATATCGAAAATCTGTCGATGATAAGCTTATGCTTGATTCGAGTTCTGAATGTCCAATTCTGAATGTCCAATGTTCGTCTGGCAGGCTGTGTATGAGCATCATCCACGACCAAAGCAATTGATTGTGGAAAATGATTTACCTCATAAACTTCAGAATTTGATTGAGGAACGCAGAGATGGACAACGGTCTGGTGGTCAGGTATTGGTGAAACAAATGGCCACATCTCTGCTAAAAGCACTTCACATCAATACAGTTTTGTAAAAGCTTAGTATTTAGGATCCCCATTATGCATGTTATCATATGTAtcatttttgttctctttcaaTTAAAGTTTTGGCAACCTTTCAAATACTGATGCCAGAATCATGGGTGTAGTATACGAGTGCGTTCTTTGTTTTGATACTAAATGTCATCGTTGTACGAtgattattatatatacatatacgtTATACGTGAAACATATTGTTTGAACATGTATGTCAGAAGTGTTCTTTTTGTACTTCTCATGTATTCCAACAACATTTGTCTCAACCTTCTCTACTGTTCTAAGTGAGCTCAAGAATATTGATGAAACTGAGGAAACTGTACACAGGAATCGCAACACAACTAATCTcagaatatattatatatttcaagTCGATCAAAGATATAATCTGAGTTCCTTTCccttgaaaaaatgaaaaacaaccGCAGGGGTATTATACAACTTATGAACACTCCAAGCCACTCAGAAAAAGGTTGCtgtgaaaacttcttcctaTGCTAAATATCATCAATAAAGAGGCATTTAAAAGGACACAAAACCTCATGTGCGAGCATATTAACACAAATCTTCCACACAGCACACAATTTTATCAAGCAGTGCTAAATCAAATCAGCAACGTTCATGGGCATCTCATCAATCTGGGTACTGTAGTACTGTTCAATATCTCTCAGGATCTTGATGTCATCACTTTTCACGAAGTTGATAGCAACACCCTGCGTTAAGCCATAAATTCACGTTAAAAGTTTTAACAGAAATAACATGAACATTAAATGCCATTCAGAAGCAGAGCCAGTTCTCCATTCTAGTTTTAATCACACTCCATTATGTTCACTTTAAGTGCATACTAGGAAATCAACTGAAATACAGAACAGAGTATCATACCTTGCGCCCAAACCGACCAGACCTTCCTATCCTGTGAATGTAAAGTTCTCGATTGTTTGGAAGGTCATAATTTATCACTAGTGATACCTGACAGAAGTTGAAGCAAATAAACATAAGAGTTTCTAGATTTCACCGGATACTTGCCACAGTCAGATGACgaatgaaaaataaacacGAACATATTAATGATGTGTGGTTAAAATAGTCGGACATTTACAGAGATTTGGGCATCACCAATTCATTAacataaaataggaaaaagtatattttttgtCCTTACCAAATTCAATACCCAATCTTCTCTCTATATCTAATCATGCAgagatatttttctaatatgcTTCCTAGAGAATGGAAAAGAACTAACCAGTGATTCTCCAAGCATGGAGAAAGATCACCGTGGTCATTTTTCCACAAACTTTCTAAACCTTAGATTTTACACACTCTTCATAACCTATAGCTGATGCATATAATCCACAAAATATCCAAGTAGTCAACTGAAACTAACTATATGTTCATCAACTACAAGACCATTGAACTGACGCATATGATCCACGGGATCCCCAAAAATCATTATGTAGATATAATCTCTATTACacttacaataattttattttactgaCATTATAGAgacaactcaactcaacatTAAAAGAAGTTAAAACATGGAGCAAATGTATTACTTGATCAGATCATATAATCAGTTATCCATTCGAACTTGAACCATTACCAGGTTGAAATTTAGAGTTACTTTAACTTGTAAGGTGCattgacaaaaaaatcaataaaataaagaatcaaCAACTTGCCTGCTGAACATCAAGCCCTCGGGCCCAAACATCAGTAGTGATTAGGACACGGGTCGTTCCCGATCGAAACTCCCCCATAATTGCATCTCTTTCCTTTTGAGGCATGTCTCCATGCATATGTGAAACTGTGAAATTATTGCTGCGCATCTTCTCAGTCAGCCATTCAACCTGGAAGCAGAAGATATCATGGCATATTCAAAATCATGCAAAAAGGCAAACATATACAAAAGGGCCAAAATTAGAACATTTGCTGTTTCAGGGTGAGTCTGACAAGATCTAAAGAAGATCATTTTAGGAGATCTAAAGCACAATTGTCGATCACATTACCTTACGCTTGGTGTTACAGAAGATTACGGCTTGGGTGATAGTCAAGGTGTCATAAAGATCACATAAGGTGTCAAATTTCCATTCTTCCCTCTCAACTGCAACGAAGAATTGCTTAATACCCTGTCAAATTAAAAGTATGCATCAGGGTGTGATTTATATCCAAAGGGTATTTATTCGtctagaaacaaaaatattacaaacCTCCAAAGTTAACTCATCACGCTTCACAAGGATCCTCACAGGATCTGTCATAAACTTATTCGTCATCTCCAGGATTTCATGAGGAAGAGTAGCAGAAATCAAGACAACCTACAATTAAAATTGAGGGGGGGAAATTCATTGGATTAACCAACAGATCTGGTTCTAGAGACAGGcagaaaatagaaaactaCATAAAAAAGGTGAAAGGCACTGGTTGCCCATAACCATACACAAAGAGTGCATGAGGTTGCacacaataaaatttataaaaaccATATGTACAGGAACATGTTAGTAATATCACATCATTTACAAACTAGCACGTGAAGGAAACAAATGCAAGCAAAAatacaaactaaaataaagttAGATGAGATCAGGTATCTGTCACTTCAAAGACTAAAGAGAAACTATAAAAACCCATTCAATTAAACAGTCCTGTTATTACTCGATAAAGCATTCCTGATAAAACAACCCCGCTATTTCTTCctttacaaaataatacatcgacttcatgcattattgcagaaaaaatattattgtacATACAAAATTTTCGTCTTGCTGTGAAAAACACATATACTAAGTACTATTTTTCACATTGAACATGTTAAAGTAGCGCAAAGCAACCAACTCAAGGACGGATCTGCATTTCATTTACTTAGCCTCTTGGCCTCCCATAAGCACAATCATTTACACAATGTGGGGAAGGGAAGGAGAGAGGAAGAACCTGAAGTTCTGGTGGGAGATATCGGTATACATCATAAATTTGGTCTTTAAACCCTCTGCTCAGCATCTCATCAGATTCATcctgaaagagaaaatattagaaaatgaaataatagcGTAGAAAACTGGtaacaagaaacaaattgAAGGGCACCCAAACTTACCAGAACTAACAACTTAATGGCTCTAGTACGCAATGTTCTTCTCTTGATCATGTCACAGACTCTTCCAGGAGTTCCTGACACAACCTGAACTCCAAACTCAAGCTTTCTGATATCTTCACCCACACTTTTGCCTCCAATACATGCGTGTGCTTGTATATTAATGTAGTCGCCAATTGCCAATATAACCTTCTCTGTCTGAGTTGCCAATTCTCTCGTAGGGGACAAGATCAAGGCCTGCACCCTGATTGGAATTAAGATGCATAATTACCATATGAATTTGAAGTCTAAAAGATCGTATTACATTAGTATCAGATGTTCCAAACTTTttagggaaaaagaaaaaacgaatGTATCGTTGTTTTTTAGaggttttattaaatttggcTTCCTTGCAAAATTTCCAAAATGTCAACTCGAGGCCATAACTTCTTGTGGAGAGAACCAACTGACATCCGAACAATCTTTGTCTTTCAAGTTGGAATTTTTAGCCAAGTAACTAAACAACGACCATAGATTTTAAGCACGCAATAaacaaaatagagagaaagaaagagggagagaaaagTGGAACATTGAATATTCCATCGTAAACGGAACTCACTCTCTGCTGGAGGTATCAACCATCTGGCAAACGGTAAGGGCAATCATGGAGGTCTTGCCAGTTCCAGATTGGGCCTGAGCAATGACATCTCGACCATCGATAATAGGCCTCACGGCTCTTTGCTGAATGGCCGAGGGTTTTTCAAAACCATATGCATATATTCCACGGAGAAGATCATCCTTAATACCCATCTGATCGAAACTCAAGATCGGCTCAACCCCCTCCGTCGTCTCGAATTCCAACTTATCTTCCGGCGCGGTAATCGCTCGCCGCCGATTCGGCGGCACAACGCTTGTTGTAGCTGCAGCCGCCATGTCCGTGGGCGTAGTTACCGAGATCTATGGAATCGACTTCCCGGAGAGATTTCTCGATAATTCCCGACGACGGTGAGGGAAAGAAATTGAGATGAAACGACAGATTAGGGCAGATGAACGATCAAGGAAGCAAGAAGAAAACGTTATTGTCTTGTGTACGGACTAATAAAATCCTATCCAATTTTCCACAGTGGGATCGAATCCTGACCGTCCATATAAACCCTAGAATCTACCGCTGTGATCCGCCGTTTGTTTCAAAACCTCTGTAGAACGTGGTCCCACGTTCCCAAGTTTTTACGTACGGTAAATTATGGATGATTTTATCcgaaactttttatttaactttttaccTCTTCATccaacatatttattttttaacattatttgtctgtttttttaaatgagccataaatttgaacaatttcttaaataaaatataaaataattatctacTAAAACATATATAACTCAACACGACCACGaccatataaaaaattttaatttgatttccattttcttttataaaaataaatgtcaattattattaaacgTTATGAACTATTACATTTAAGGTTGTTATTAAAACATCGTGATAGTCGAATGATGGGAGTTATAGTCCATGGGAGTCAAATGTGCAAATTTGAACAAGCTCGAACACAAAGTAACAAGAGTCCGAGTCCTGGTTACGTGGTATTGATACTATTGTAGAACACAAAGTAACAAGAGTCCGAGTCCAGGTTACGTGGTATTTATGCTATTGTAGTCCTTGTTGTTATCCTCATATAACATGCACTATTCTCAAAGTGTTAAGTTACATTTTTTGCCGTCctcgttttttaaaaattggcaAAGACTACGAAATAACTAATATATTGGTTAAAATATCTCAAGCATGTCTTGACCTGAGTGAACTTTTTGACTGAAAAGTGACTAATTAGGTTAGTAGCCGCCTTAGAGTTGGGATATGTAGGGTACCTAATAGACTAAATAGCACATCGGACATAATGGATAAACCAAATAAGCACAACAGTCATAGTCGATAGCCGAAATAAGCACAGCAGTTATAGTCGATAGACGAAATAAGCACAGCAGTCATAGTCGATAGACGAAATAAGCACAGCAGTCATAGTCGATAGACGAAATAAGCACAGCAGTCATAGTTGATAGACGAAATAAGCACAGCAGTCATAGTTGATTGACGAAATAAGCACAGCAGTCATAGTCGATAGACCAATAAACACAACAGTCGATAGACTAAATAAGCACAGCAGTCATAGTCGATAGACTAAATAAGCACAGCAGTCATAGTCGATAGACTAAATAAGCACAGCAGTCATAGTCGATAGACTAAATAAGCACAGCAGTCATAGTCGATAGACTAAATAAGCACAGCAGTCATAGTCGATAGACTAAATAAGCACAGCAGTCATAGTCGATAGACTAAATAAGCACAGCAGTCATAGTCGATAGACTAAATAAGCACAGCAGTCATAGTCGATAGACCAATAAGCACAGCAGTCATAATCGATAGACTAAACAAACACAACTGTCATAGTCGATAGACTAAATAAGCACAACAGTCGTTTAGAATAAGAATACGAAGTAGCTTCCCACCTTTACAGAAGAAACAAGATTTAAGGTAAGgtaacaaattcaaatacaaTTGGTTGACACTCTAATCTTAAAAGCTAACaagacaaaagcaaa
This genomic interval carries:
- the LOC111789191 gene encoding eukaryotic initiation factor 4A-3-like yields the protein MAAAATTSVVPPNRRRAITAPEDKLEFETTEGVEPILSFDQMGIKDDLLRGIYAYGFEKPSAIQQRAVRPIIDGRDVIAQAQSGTGKTSMIALTVCQMVDTSSREVQALILSPTRELATQTEKVILAIGDYINIQAHACIGGKSVGEDIRKLEFGVQVVSGTPGRVCDMIKRRTLRTRAIKLLVLDESDEMLSRGFKDQIYDVYRYLPPELQVVLISATLPHEILEMTNKFMTDPVRILVKRDELTLEGIKQFFVAVEREEWKFDTLCDLYDTLTITQAVIFCNTKRKVEWLTEKMRSNNFTVSHMHGDMPQKERDAIMGEFRSGTTRVLITTDVWARGLDVQQVSLVINYDLPNNRELYIHRIGRSGRFGRKGVAINFVKSDDIKILRDIEQYYSTQIDEMPMNVADLI